A DNA window from Synchiropus splendidus isolate RoL2022-P1 chromosome 2, RoL_Sspl_1.0, whole genome shotgun sequence contains the following coding sequences:
- the LOC128755026 gene encoding calcium uptake protein 3, mitochondrial-like isoform X4 has protein sequence MAALRRVAALAAKIHLLPATRNAVQALPGRRARKCLAVGMCLAAGGVMAFYHYDAPSHRRRRVMMMGERISSLLPSIATVEAKEKARAFDFEDGDVYMSSHEHRFRMFSSVEYDGQLYMTPQNFIESVTMSEPRNKRPWRSLTKQELEKILSDTPPVWRGSSKLFRNLREQGIISYTEYLFLLCILTKPHAGFKIAFNMFDADGNQMVDKREFLVLQEIFRKKNEKKGRKGDAEKSAQLVLKKDSQEFVARSYWDVLRRGASQVLFSDLAERADESITIDTTLLVHFFGKKGKAELTFDDFYRFMDNLQTEVLEIEFLTYSKGMTTISEEDFAKILLRFTNVENISAYLENVRQSIPDEKGITFDEFRSFFQFLNNLEDFAIAMQMYNFASRSIGQDEFARAVYVATGLKLTRHLVNTIFKIFDVDHDDQLSYKEFIGIMKDRLHRGARVKGPHQSSFSKCVRSKARKQVHQLWRRMAESS, from the exons ATGGCCGCGCTCCGGAGAGTGGCAGCGCTGGCAGCCAAAATCCATCTCCTCCCTGCGACTAGAAACGCTGTCCAGGCGCTCCCTGGAAGAAGGGCACGGAAGTGCTTGGCTGTGGGGATGTGTTTGGCTGCCGGAGGCGTCATGGCTTTTTACCACTACGATGCACCGAGCCATAGACGCaggagggtgatgatgatgggggAGCGCATCAGCAGCTTGCTACCGTCCATAGCGACGGTTGAAGCCAAAGAGAAG gcACGAGCATTTGACTTTGAGGATGGAGATGTTTACATGTCGTCCCATGAGCATCGCTTCCGTATGTTCAGCTCTGTGGAGTATGATGGACAGCTGTACATGACTCCACAAAACTTCATTGAGTCTGTCACCATGAGTGAACCCAGAA ACAAGCGGCCATGGAGGTCCTTGACCAAACAG gagctggagaagattcTGTCAGACACACCACCAGTATGGAGGGGTTCATCCAAACTGTTTCGCAACCTGAGAGAACAAG GCATCATCTCATACACAGAGTACCTGTTCCTGCTCTGCATCCTGACCA AACCCCATGCTGGCTTCAAGATTGCTTTCAATATGTTTGATGCGGACGGTAACCAGATGGTGGACAAGAGGGAGTTCTTAGTG CTTCAGGAGATTTTCAGGAAGAAAAATGAGAAGAAGGGGAGAAAAGGTGACGCTGAGAAATCTGCACAGTTG GTGCTTAAAAAAGACAGTCAGGAGTTTGTGGCACGGAGTTACTGGGACGTTCTGAGGCGAGGCGCCAGCCAGGTTCTGTTTTCTGACCTGGCCGAG CGAGCAGATGAAAGTATAACCATTGACACCACTCTGTTGGTCCATTTCTTTGGCAAGAAGGGGAAGGCAGAGCTGACCTTTGATGACTTTTACAG GTTTATGGACAACCTTCAGACAGAGGTGCTGGAAATTGAGTTCCTCACCTACTCTAAAGGCATGACCACCATCAGTGAGGAGGATTTTGCCAAAATCCTGCTGCGCTTTACCAATGTGGAAAACATCAGTGCCTACCTGGAGAATGTCCGTCAGTCCATACCTGATGAAAAG GGAATCACATTTGATGAGTTCAGGTCATTCTTCCAGTTTCTCAACAACCTGGAGGACTTTGCTATTGCCATGCAGATGTACAATTTTGCTTCTCGATCCATTGGACAAG ATGAGTTTGCCAGGGCTGTTTACGTGGCGACGGGTCTGAAGTTAACACGGCACCTGGTCAACACCATCTTCAAGATTTTTGACGTCGATCACGACGACCAGCTTTCCTATAAAGAGTTTATCGGCATAATGAAGGACCGGCTGCACAGGGGGGCCAGG GTGAAAGGTCCGCATCAGTCTTCCTTTTCCAAATGTGTTCGTAGCAAGGCCAGGAAGCAAGTGCACCAGCTCTGGCGGAGGATGGCGGAATCGTCGTAG
- the LOC128755026 gene encoding calcium uptake protein 3, mitochondrial-like isoform X1, with product MAALRRVAALAAKIHLLPATRNAVQALPGRRARKCLAVGMCLAAGGVMAFYHYDAPSHRRRRVMMMGERISSLLPSIATVEAKEKARAFDFEDGDVYMSSHEHRFRMFSSVEYDGQLYMTPQNFIESVTMSEPRNKRPWRSLTKQELEKILSDTPPVWRGSSKLFRNLREQGIISYTEYLFLLCILTKPHAGFKIAFNMFDADGNQMVDKREFLVLQEIFRKKNEKKGRKGDAEKSAQLSMQLYGYQVAPINSVLKKDSQEFVARSYWDVLRRGASQVLFSDLAERADESITIDTTLLVHFFGKKGKAELTFDDFYRFMDNLQTEVLEIEFLTYSKGMTTISEEDFAKILLRFTNVENISAYLENVRQSIPDEKGITFDEFRSFFQFLNNLEDFAIAMQMYNFASRSIGQDEFARAVYVATGLKLTRHLVNTIFKIFDVDHDDQLSYKEFIGIMKDRLHRGARVKGPHQSSFSKCVRSKARKQVHQLWRRMAESS from the exons ATGGCCGCGCTCCGGAGAGTGGCAGCGCTGGCAGCCAAAATCCATCTCCTCCCTGCGACTAGAAACGCTGTCCAGGCGCTCCCTGGAAGAAGGGCACGGAAGTGCTTGGCTGTGGGGATGTGTTTGGCTGCCGGAGGCGTCATGGCTTTTTACCACTACGATGCACCGAGCCATAGACGCaggagggtgatgatgatgggggAGCGCATCAGCAGCTTGCTACCGTCCATAGCGACGGTTGAAGCCAAAGAGAAG gcACGAGCATTTGACTTTGAGGATGGAGATGTTTACATGTCGTCCCATGAGCATCGCTTCCGTATGTTCAGCTCTGTGGAGTATGATGGACAGCTGTACATGACTCCACAAAACTTCATTGAGTCTGTCACCATGAGTGAACCCAGAA ACAAGCGGCCATGGAGGTCCTTGACCAAACAG gagctggagaagattcTGTCAGACACACCACCAGTATGGAGGGGTTCATCCAAACTGTTTCGCAACCTGAGAGAACAAG GCATCATCTCATACACAGAGTACCTGTTCCTGCTCTGCATCCTGACCA AACCCCATGCTGGCTTCAAGATTGCTTTCAATATGTTTGATGCGGACGGTAACCAGATGGTGGACAAGAGGGAGTTCTTAGTG CTTCAGGAGATTTTCAGGAAGAAAAATGAGAAGAAGGGGAGAAAAGGTGACGCTGAGAAATCTGCACAGTTG AGTATGCAGCTGTATGGATATCAGGTTGCTCCCATAAACAGC GTGCTTAAAAAAGACAGTCAGGAGTTTGTGGCACGGAGTTACTGGGACGTTCTGAGGCGAGGCGCCAGCCAGGTTCTGTTTTCTGACCTGGCCGAG CGAGCAGATGAAAGTATAACCATTGACACCACTCTGTTGGTCCATTTCTTTGGCAAGAAGGGGAAGGCAGAGCTGACCTTTGATGACTTTTACAG GTTTATGGACAACCTTCAGACAGAGGTGCTGGAAATTGAGTTCCTCACCTACTCTAAAGGCATGACCACCATCAGTGAGGAGGATTTTGCCAAAATCCTGCTGCGCTTTACCAATGTGGAAAACATCAGTGCCTACCTGGAGAATGTCCGTCAGTCCATACCTGATGAAAAG GGAATCACATTTGATGAGTTCAGGTCATTCTTCCAGTTTCTCAACAACCTGGAGGACTTTGCTATTGCCATGCAGATGTACAATTTTGCTTCTCGATCCATTGGACAAG ATGAGTTTGCCAGGGCTGTTTACGTGGCGACGGGTCTGAAGTTAACACGGCACCTGGTCAACACCATCTTCAAGATTTTTGACGTCGATCACGACGACCAGCTTTCCTATAAAGAGTTTATCGGCATAATGAAGGACCGGCTGCACAGGGGGGCCAGG GTGAAAGGTCCGCATCAGTCTTCCTTTTCCAAATGTGTTCGTAGCAAGGCCAGGAAGCAAGTGCACCAGCTCTGGCGGAGGATGGCGGAATCGTCGTAG
- the LOC128755026 gene encoding calcium uptake protein 3, mitochondrial-like isoform X3, which yields MAALRRVAALAAKIHLLPATRNAVQALPGRRARKCLAVGMCLAAGGVMAFYHYDAPSHRRRRVMMMGERISSLLPSIATVEAKEKARAFDFEDGDVYMSSHEHRFRMFSSVEYDGQLYMTPQNFIESVTMSEPRNKRPWRSLTKQELEKILSDTPPVWRGSSKLFRNLREQGIISYTEYLFLLCILTKPHAGFKIAFNMFDADGNQMVDKREFLVLQEIFRKKNEKKGRKGDAEKSAQLSMQLYGYQVAPINSVLKKDSQEFVARSYWDVLRRGASQVLFSDLAERADESITIDTTLLVHFFGKKGKAELTFDDFYRFMDNLQTEVLEIEFLTYSKGMTTISEEDFAKILLRFTNVENISAYLENVRQSIPDEKGITFDEFRSFFQFLNNLEDFAIAMQMYNFASRSIGQDEFARAVYVATGLKLTRHLVNTIFKIFDVDHDDQLSYKEFIGIMKDRLHRGARGYKAVERATSFRSCLKRELASR from the exons ATGGCCGCGCTCCGGAGAGTGGCAGCGCTGGCAGCCAAAATCCATCTCCTCCCTGCGACTAGAAACGCTGTCCAGGCGCTCCCTGGAAGAAGGGCACGGAAGTGCTTGGCTGTGGGGATGTGTTTGGCTGCCGGAGGCGTCATGGCTTTTTACCACTACGATGCACCGAGCCATAGACGCaggagggtgatgatgatgggggAGCGCATCAGCAGCTTGCTACCGTCCATAGCGACGGTTGAAGCCAAAGAGAAG gcACGAGCATTTGACTTTGAGGATGGAGATGTTTACATGTCGTCCCATGAGCATCGCTTCCGTATGTTCAGCTCTGTGGAGTATGATGGACAGCTGTACATGACTCCACAAAACTTCATTGAGTCTGTCACCATGAGTGAACCCAGAA ACAAGCGGCCATGGAGGTCCTTGACCAAACAG gagctggagaagattcTGTCAGACACACCACCAGTATGGAGGGGTTCATCCAAACTGTTTCGCAACCTGAGAGAACAAG GCATCATCTCATACACAGAGTACCTGTTCCTGCTCTGCATCCTGACCA AACCCCATGCTGGCTTCAAGATTGCTTTCAATATGTTTGATGCGGACGGTAACCAGATGGTGGACAAGAGGGAGTTCTTAGTG CTTCAGGAGATTTTCAGGAAGAAAAATGAGAAGAAGGGGAGAAAAGGTGACGCTGAGAAATCTGCACAGTTG AGTATGCAGCTGTATGGATATCAGGTTGCTCCCATAAACAGC GTGCTTAAAAAAGACAGTCAGGAGTTTGTGGCACGGAGTTACTGGGACGTTCTGAGGCGAGGCGCCAGCCAGGTTCTGTTTTCTGACCTGGCCGAG CGAGCAGATGAAAGTATAACCATTGACACCACTCTGTTGGTCCATTTCTTTGGCAAGAAGGGGAAGGCAGAGCTGACCTTTGATGACTTTTACAG GTTTATGGACAACCTTCAGACAGAGGTGCTGGAAATTGAGTTCCTCACCTACTCTAAAGGCATGACCACCATCAGTGAGGAGGATTTTGCCAAAATCCTGCTGCGCTTTACCAATGTGGAAAACATCAGTGCCTACCTGGAGAATGTCCGTCAGTCCATACCTGATGAAAAG GGAATCACATTTGATGAGTTCAGGTCATTCTTCCAGTTTCTCAACAACCTGGAGGACTTTGCTATTGCCATGCAGATGTACAATTTTGCTTCTCGATCCATTGGACAAG ATGAGTTTGCCAGGGCTGTTTACGTGGCGACGGGTCTGAAGTTAACACGGCACCTGGTCAACACCATCTTCAAGATTTTTGACGTCGATCACGACGACCAGCTTTCCTATAAAGAGTTTATCGGCATAATGAAGGACCGGCTGCACAGGGGGGCCAGG GGTTATAAGGCTGTGGAGCGCGCCACCTCCTTTAGATCCTGCTTGAAGAGGGAGCTGGCAAGCAGATGA
- the LOC128755026 gene encoding calcium uptake protein 3, mitochondrial-like isoform X7, which produces MAALRRVAALAAKIHLLPATRNAVQALPGRRARKCLAVGMCLAAGGVMAFYHYDAPSHRRRRVMMMGERISSLLPSIATVEAKEKARAFDFEDGDVYMSSHEHRFRMFSSVEYDGQLYMTPQNFIESVTMSEPRNKRPWRSLTKQELEKILSDTPPVWRGSSKLFRNLREQGIISYTEYLFLLCILTKPHAGFKIAFNMFDADGNQMVDKREFLVLQEIFRKKNEKKGRKGDAEKSAQLRADESITIDTTLLVHFFGKKGKAELTFDDFYRFMDNLQTEVLEIEFLTYSKGMTTISEEDFAKILLRFTNVENISAYLENVRQSIPDEKGITFDEFRSFFQFLNNLEDFAIAMQMYNFASRSIGQDEFARAVYVATGLKLTRHLVNTIFKIFDVDHDDQLSYKEFIGIMKDRLHRGARGYKAVERATSFRSCLKRELASR; this is translated from the exons ATGGCCGCGCTCCGGAGAGTGGCAGCGCTGGCAGCCAAAATCCATCTCCTCCCTGCGACTAGAAACGCTGTCCAGGCGCTCCCTGGAAGAAGGGCACGGAAGTGCTTGGCTGTGGGGATGTGTTTGGCTGCCGGAGGCGTCATGGCTTTTTACCACTACGATGCACCGAGCCATAGACGCaggagggtgatgatgatgggggAGCGCATCAGCAGCTTGCTACCGTCCATAGCGACGGTTGAAGCCAAAGAGAAG gcACGAGCATTTGACTTTGAGGATGGAGATGTTTACATGTCGTCCCATGAGCATCGCTTCCGTATGTTCAGCTCTGTGGAGTATGATGGACAGCTGTACATGACTCCACAAAACTTCATTGAGTCTGTCACCATGAGTGAACCCAGAA ACAAGCGGCCATGGAGGTCCTTGACCAAACAG gagctggagaagattcTGTCAGACACACCACCAGTATGGAGGGGTTCATCCAAACTGTTTCGCAACCTGAGAGAACAAG GCATCATCTCATACACAGAGTACCTGTTCCTGCTCTGCATCCTGACCA AACCCCATGCTGGCTTCAAGATTGCTTTCAATATGTTTGATGCGGACGGTAACCAGATGGTGGACAAGAGGGAGTTCTTAGTG CTTCAGGAGATTTTCAGGAAGAAAAATGAGAAGAAGGGGAGAAAAGGTGACGCTGAGAAATCTGCACAGTTG CGAGCAGATGAAAGTATAACCATTGACACCACTCTGTTGGTCCATTTCTTTGGCAAGAAGGGGAAGGCAGAGCTGACCTTTGATGACTTTTACAG GTTTATGGACAACCTTCAGACAGAGGTGCTGGAAATTGAGTTCCTCACCTACTCTAAAGGCATGACCACCATCAGTGAGGAGGATTTTGCCAAAATCCTGCTGCGCTTTACCAATGTGGAAAACATCAGTGCCTACCTGGAGAATGTCCGTCAGTCCATACCTGATGAAAAG GGAATCACATTTGATGAGTTCAGGTCATTCTTCCAGTTTCTCAACAACCTGGAGGACTTTGCTATTGCCATGCAGATGTACAATTTTGCTTCTCGATCCATTGGACAAG ATGAGTTTGCCAGGGCTGTTTACGTGGCGACGGGTCTGAAGTTAACACGGCACCTGGTCAACACCATCTTCAAGATTTTTGACGTCGATCACGACGACCAGCTTTCCTATAAAGAGTTTATCGGCATAATGAAGGACCGGCTGCACAGGGGGGCCAGG GGTTATAAGGCTGTGGAGCGCGCCACCTCCTTTAGATCCTGCTTGAAGAGGGAGCTGGCAAGCAGATGA
- the LOC128755026 gene encoding calcium uptake protein 3, mitochondrial-like isoform X2 — MAALRRVAALAAKIHLLPATRNAVQALPGRRARKCLAVGMCLAAGGVMAFYHYDAPSHRRRRVMMMGERISSLLPSIATVEAKEKARAFDFEDGDVYMSSHEHRFRMFSSVEYDGQLYMTPQNFIESVTMSEPRNKRPWRSLTKQELEKILSDTPPVWRGSSKLFRNLREQGIISYTEYLFLLCILTKPHAGFKIAFNMFDADGNQMVDKREFLVLQEIFRKKNEKKGRKGDAEKSAQLSMQLYGYQVAPINSVLKKDSQEFVARSYWDVLRRGASQVLFSDLAERADESITIDTTLLVHFFGKKGKAELTFDDFYRFMDNLQTEVLEIEFLTYSKGMTTISEEDFAKILLRFTNVENISAYLENVRQSIPDEKGITFDEFRSFFQFLNNLEDFAIAMQMYNFASRSIGQDEFARAVYVATGLKLTRHLVNTIFKIFDVDHDDQLSYKEFIGIMKDRLHRGARGYKAVERATSFRSCLKRELASSR, encoded by the exons ATGGCCGCGCTCCGGAGAGTGGCAGCGCTGGCAGCCAAAATCCATCTCCTCCCTGCGACTAGAAACGCTGTCCAGGCGCTCCCTGGAAGAAGGGCACGGAAGTGCTTGGCTGTGGGGATGTGTTTGGCTGCCGGAGGCGTCATGGCTTTTTACCACTACGATGCACCGAGCCATAGACGCaggagggtgatgatgatgggggAGCGCATCAGCAGCTTGCTACCGTCCATAGCGACGGTTGAAGCCAAAGAGAAG gcACGAGCATTTGACTTTGAGGATGGAGATGTTTACATGTCGTCCCATGAGCATCGCTTCCGTATGTTCAGCTCTGTGGAGTATGATGGACAGCTGTACATGACTCCACAAAACTTCATTGAGTCTGTCACCATGAGTGAACCCAGAA ACAAGCGGCCATGGAGGTCCTTGACCAAACAG gagctggagaagattcTGTCAGACACACCACCAGTATGGAGGGGTTCATCCAAACTGTTTCGCAACCTGAGAGAACAAG GCATCATCTCATACACAGAGTACCTGTTCCTGCTCTGCATCCTGACCA AACCCCATGCTGGCTTCAAGATTGCTTTCAATATGTTTGATGCGGACGGTAACCAGATGGTGGACAAGAGGGAGTTCTTAGTG CTTCAGGAGATTTTCAGGAAGAAAAATGAGAAGAAGGGGAGAAAAGGTGACGCTGAGAAATCTGCACAGTTG AGTATGCAGCTGTATGGATATCAGGTTGCTCCCATAAACAGC GTGCTTAAAAAAGACAGTCAGGAGTTTGTGGCACGGAGTTACTGGGACGTTCTGAGGCGAGGCGCCAGCCAGGTTCTGTTTTCTGACCTGGCCGAG CGAGCAGATGAAAGTATAACCATTGACACCACTCTGTTGGTCCATTTCTTTGGCAAGAAGGGGAAGGCAGAGCTGACCTTTGATGACTTTTACAG GTTTATGGACAACCTTCAGACAGAGGTGCTGGAAATTGAGTTCCTCACCTACTCTAAAGGCATGACCACCATCAGTGAGGAGGATTTTGCCAAAATCCTGCTGCGCTTTACCAATGTGGAAAACATCAGTGCCTACCTGGAGAATGTCCGTCAGTCCATACCTGATGAAAAG GGAATCACATTTGATGAGTTCAGGTCATTCTTCCAGTTTCTCAACAACCTGGAGGACTTTGCTATTGCCATGCAGATGTACAATTTTGCTTCTCGATCCATTGGACAAG ATGAGTTTGCCAGGGCTGTTTACGTGGCGACGGGTCTGAAGTTAACACGGCACCTGGTCAACACCATCTTCAAGATTTTTGACGTCGATCACGACGACCAGCTTTCCTATAAAGAGTTTATCGGCATAATGAAGGACCGGCTGCACAGGGGGGCCAGG GGTTATAAGGCTGTGGAGCGCGCCACCTCCTTTAGATCCTGCTTGAAGAGGGAGCTGGCAAGCAG tAGGTGA
- the LOC128755026 gene encoding calcium uptake protein 3, mitochondrial-like isoform X6, translating to MAALRRVAALAAKIHLLPATRNAVQALPGRRARKCLAVGMCLAAGGVMAFYHYDAPSHRRRRVMMMGERISSLLPSIATVEAKEKARAFDFEDGDVYMSSHEHRFRMFSSVEYDGQLYMTPQNFIESVTMSEPRNKRPWRSLTKQELEKILSDTPPVWRGSSKLFRNLREQGIISYTEYLFLLCILTKPHAGFKIAFNMFDADGNQMVDKREFLVLQEIFRKKNEKKGRKGDAEKSAQLRADESITIDTTLLVHFFGKKGKAELTFDDFYRFMDNLQTEVLEIEFLTYSKGMTTISEEDFAKILLRFTNVENISAYLENVRQSIPDEKGITFDEFRSFFQFLNNLEDFAIAMQMYNFASRSIGQDEFARAVYVATGLKLTRHLVNTIFKIFDVDHDDQLSYKEFIGIMKDRLHRGARVKGPHQSSFSKCVRSKARKQVHQLWRRMAESS from the exons ATGGCCGCGCTCCGGAGAGTGGCAGCGCTGGCAGCCAAAATCCATCTCCTCCCTGCGACTAGAAACGCTGTCCAGGCGCTCCCTGGAAGAAGGGCACGGAAGTGCTTGGCTGTGGGGATGTGTTTGGCTGCCGGAGGCGTCATGGCTTTTTACCACTACGATGCACCGAGCCATAGACGCaggagggtgatgatgatgggggAGCGCATCAGCAGCTTGCTACCGTCCATAGCGACGGTTGAAGCCAAAGAGAAG gcACGAGCATTTGACTTTGAGGATGGAGATGTTTACATGTCGTCCCATGAGCATCGCTTCCGTATGTTCAGCTCTGTGGAGTATGATGGACAGCTGTACATGACTCCACAAAACTTCATTGAGTCTGTCACCATGAGTGAACCCAGAA ACAAGCGGCCATGGAGGTCCTTGACCAAACAG gagctggagaagattcTGTCAGACACACCACCAGTATGGAGGGGTTCATCCAAACTGTTTCGCAACCTGAGAGAACAAG GCATCATCTCATACACAGAGTACCTGTTCCTGCTCTGCATCCTGACCA AACCCCATGCTGGCTTCAAGATTGCTTTCAATATGTTTGATGCGGACGGTAACCAGATGGTGGACAAGAGGGAGTTCTTAGTG CTTCAGGAGATTTTCAGGAAGAAAAATGAGAAGAAGGGGAGAAAAGGTGACGCTGAGAAATCTGCACAGTTG CGAGCAGATGAAAGTATAACCATTGACACCACTCTGTTGGTCCATTTCTTTGGCAAGAAGGGGAAGGCAGAGCTGACCTTTGATGACTTTTACAG GTTTATGGACAACCTTCAGACAGAGGTGCTGGAAATTGAGTTCCTCACCTACTCTAAAGGCATGACCACCATCAGTGAGGAGGATTTTGCCAAAATCCTGCTGCGCTTTACCAATGTGGAAAACATCAGTGCCTACCTGGAGAATGTCCGTCAGTCCATACCTGATGAAAAG GGAATCACATTTGATGAGTTCAGGTCATTCTTCCAGTTTCTCAACAACCTGGAGGACTTTGCTATTGCCATGCAGATGTACAATTTTGCTTCTCGATCCATTGGACAAG ATGAGTTTGCCAGGGCTGTTTACGTGGCGACGGGTCTGAAGTTAACACGGCACCTGGTCAACACCATCTTCAAGATTTTTGACGTCGATCACGACGACCAGCTTTCCTATAAAGAGTTTATCGGCATAATGAAGGACCGGCTGCACAGGGGGGCCAGG GTGAAAGGTCCGCATCAGTCTTCCTTTTCCAAATGTGTTCGTAGCAAGGCCAGGAAGCAAGTGCACCAGCTCTGGCGGAGGATGGCGGAATCGTCGTAG
- the LOC128755026 gene encoding calcium uptake protein 3, mitochondrial-like isoform X5, whose product MAALRRVAALAAKIHLLPATRNAVQALPGRRARKCLAVGMCLAAGGVMAFYHYDAPSHRRRRVMMMGERISSLLPSIATVEAKEKARAFDFEDGDVYMSSHEHRFRMFSSVEYDGQLYMTPQNFIESVTMSEPRNKRPWRSLTKQELEKILSDTPPVWRGSSKLFRNLREQGIISYTEYLFLLCILTKPHAGFKIAFNMFDADGNQMVDKREFLVLQEIFRKKNEKKGRKGDAEKSAQLVLKKDSQEFVARSYWDVLRRGASQVLFSDLAERADESITIDTTLLVHFFGKKGKAELTFDDFYRFMDNLQTEVLEIEFLTYSKGMTTISEEDFAKILLRFTNVENISAYLENVRQSIPDEKGITFDEFRSFFQFLNNLEDFAIAMQMYNFASRSIGQDEFARAVYVATGLKLTRHLVNTIFKIFDVDHDDQLSYKEFIGIMKDRLHRGARGYKAVERATSFRSCLKRELASR is encoded by the exons ATGGCCGCGCTCCGGAGAGTGGCAGCGCTGGCAGCCAAAATCCATCTCCTCCCTGCGACTAGAAACGCTGTCCAGGCGCTCCCTGGAAGAAGGGCACGGAAGTGCTTGGCTGTGGGGATGTGTTTGGCTGCCGGAGGCGTCATGGCTTTTTACCACTACGATGCACCGAGCCATAGACGCaggagggtgatgatgatgggggAGCGCATCAGCAGCTTGCTACCGTCCATAGCGACGGTTGAAGCCAAAGAGAAG gcACGAGCATTTGACTTTGAGGATGGAGATGTTTACATGTCGTCCCATGAGCATCGCTTCCGTATGTTCAGCTCTGTGGAGTATGATGGACAGCTGTACATGACTCCACAAAACTTCATTGAGTCTGTCACCATGAGTGAACCCAGAA ACAAGCGGCCATGGAGGTCCTTGACCAAACAG gagctggagaagattcTGTCAGACACACCACCAGTATGGAGGGGTTCATCCAAACTGTTTCGCAACCTGAGAGAACAAG GCATCATCTCATACACAGAGTACCTGTTCCTGCTCTGCATCCTGACCA AACCCCATGCTGGCTTCAAGATTGCTTTCAATATGTTTGATGCGGACGGTAACCAGATGGTGGACAAGAGGGAGTTCTTAGTG CTTCAGGAGATTTTCAGGAAGAAAAATGAGAAGAAGGGGAGAAAAGGTGACGCTGAGAAATCTGCACAGTTG GTGCTTAAAAAAGACAGTCAGGAGTTTGTGGCACGGAGTTACTGGGACGTTCTGAGGCGAGGCGCCAGCCAGGTTCTGTTTTCTGACCTGGCCGAG CGAGCAGATGAAAGTATAACCATTGACACCACTCTGTTGGTCCATTTCTTTGGCAAGAAGGGGAAGGCAGAGCTGACCTTTGATGACTTTTACAG GTTTATGGACAACCTTCAGACAGAGGTGCTGGAAATTGAGTTCCTCACCTACTCTAAAGGCATGACCACCATCAGTGAGGAGGATTTTGCCAAAATCCTGCTGCGCTTTACCAATGTGGAAAACATCAGTGCCTACCTGGAGAATGTCCGTCAGTCCATACCTGATGAAAAG GGAATCACATTTGATGAGTTCAGGTCATTCTTCCAGTTTCTCAACAACCTGGAGGACTTTGCTATTGCCATGCAGATGTACAATTTTGCTTCTCGATCCATTGGACAAG ATGAGTTTGCCAGGGCTGTTTACGTGGCGACGGGTCTGAAGTTAACACGGCACCTGGTCAACACCATCTTCAAGATTTTTGACGTCGATCACGACGACCAGCTTTCCTATAAAGAGTTTATCGGCATAATGAAGGACCGGCTGCACAGGGGGGCCAGG GGTTATAAGGCTGTGGAGCGCGCCACCTCCTTTAGATCCTGCTTGAAGAGGGAGCTGGCAAGCAGATGA